A portion of the Oncorhynchus masou masou isolate Uvic2021 chromosome 11, UVic_Omas_1.1, whole genome shotgun sequence genome contains these proteins:
- the LOC135548813 gene encoding septin-8-A isoform X2, with amino-acid sequence MAATDVDIFSNEEKRNLSLGGHVGFDSLPDQLVSKSVTQGFCFNILCVGETGIGKSTLMNTLFNTMFENEEASHYQNGVCMRPRTYDLQESNVHLKLTIVDTVGFGDQINKEESYKPIVDYIDTQFENYLQEELKIKRSLFNYHDGRIHICLYFIAPTGHSLKSLDLVTMKKLDSKVNIIPIIAKADTISKSELHKFKIKIMSELVSNGVQIYQFPTDDDAVTEINSSMNAHLPFAVVGSIEEVKVGNKTVRARQYPWGVVQVENESHCDFVKLREMLIRVNMEDLREQTHARHYELYRRCKLEEMGFKDTDPDCEPFSLQETYEAKRKEFMGDLQKKEEEMRQMFVNKVKETEAELKEKERELHNKFEQLKHMHQEEKRKVEEKRRELEEEMNAFNRRKVAAETLSLAQPLKKDKDKKN; translated from the exons ATGGCTGCCACGGATGTAGACATATTTTCC AATGAAGAAAAGCGTAACCTCAGTTTGGGCGGCCATGTTGGTTTTGACAGCCTTCCCGATCAGCTGGTCAGTAAATCGGTGACACAGGGTTTCTGCTTCAACATCCTCTGTGTAG GGGAAACGGGTATTGGCAAGTCGACGTTAATGAATACACTTTTTAACACAATGTTTGAGAACGAGGAGGCCAGCCACTACCAGAATGGCGTGTGTATGCGGCCCAGAACATATGACCTCCAGGAGAGCAACGTCCACCTAAAGCTGACTATTGTGGACACTGTGGGGTTCGGGGATCAGATCAACAAGGAAGAGAG TTATAAACCGATAGTGGACTATATCGACACACAGTTTGAAAACTACCTTCAGGAAGAGCTGAAAATCAAGCGCTCCCTCTTCAACTACCACGACGGGAGGATCCACATCTGTCTGTACTTCATCGCTCCCACTGGGCATTCACTGAAGTCCTTGGATTTAGTTACCATGAAGAAACTGGACAGCAAG GTGAATATAATACCCATCATTGCTAAAGCTGACACAATCTCCAAGAGCGAGCTCCATAAATTCAAGATCAAGATCATGAGTGAGCTGGTGAGCAATGGAGTGCAGATCTACCAGTTCCCCACAGACGATGATGCAGTCACCGAGATCAACTCCTCCATGAAT GCTCACCTCCCATTCGCTGTGGTGGGGAGCATCGAGGAGGTCAAAGTGGGGAACAAAACGGTGCGGGCCAGGCAGTATCCCTGGGGAGTAGTGCAAG TGGAGAACGAGAGCCACTGTGACTTTGTGAAGCTGCGTGAGATGCTGATCAGGGTGAACATGGAGGACCTGAGGGAGCAGACTCATGCCCGCCACTACGAGCTCTACCGCCGCTGCAAACTGGAGGAGATGGGATTCAAAGATACAGACCCTGACTGTGAGCCGTTCAG CCTCCAGGAGACCTACGAAGCCAAGAGGAAAGAGTTCATGGGAGACCTgcagaagaaggaggaggagatgagacagatGTTTGTCAACAAAGTGAAGGAGACTGAGGCAGAgctgaaagagaaggagagagag TTGCACAACAAATTTGAGCAGCTGAAGCATATGcaccaggaggagaagaggaaggtggaggagaagaggcggGAACTGGAAGAGGAAATGAACGCCTTCAACCGCAGGAAGGTGGCAGCTGAGACGCTGTCCTTAGCCCAGCCACTCAAGAAGGACAAGGACAAGAAAAA TTAA